In a single window of the Zea mays cultivar B73 chromosome 5, Zm-B73-REFERENCE-NAM-5.0, whole genome shotgun sequence genome:
- the LOC109939901 gene encoding transcription factor MYB30, whose protein sequence is MGRAPCCEKKGLRRGAWSPEEDQRLVAYVRQNGHPNWRALPRQAGLLRCGKSCRLRWINYLHPDIKRGNFTADEEALVVRLHRELGNRWSAIAAQLPGRTDNEIKNVWHTHIKKRLGGDDGGGTGGRQEKKARKSRTRTAGATKRPAADVDSSERQPASPGQSSSVSSGVTFSAAAVSSSPDNAAATSRQEEQLQVGGAGKAEMEMEMEMESFSSAEFPAIDDSFWSSADVTDLGLCAMDGDELGIAGPPSSSTRDQDMEFWLKMLLEAGDMRDLSVL, encoded by the exons ATGGGGAGGGCGCCGTGCTGCGAGAAGAAGGGGCTGCGGCGGGGCGCGTGGAGCCCCGAGGAGGACCAGCGCCTGGTGGCCTACGTCCGGCAGAACGGGCACCCCAACTGGCGCGCGCTGCCCCGGCAGGCGGGGCTGCTCCGCTGCGGCAAGAGCTGCCGCCTGCGCTGGATCAACTACCTCCACCCGGACATCAAGCGCGGCAACTTCACCGCCGACGAGGAGGCCCTCGTCGTCCGCCTCCACCGCGAGCTCGGGAACAG GTGGTCAGCGATCGCCGCGCAGCTGCCGGGGCGCACCGACAACGAGATCAAGAACGTGTGGCACACCCACATCAAGAAGCGCCTGGGGGGCGACGACGGCGGCGGCACCGGCGGACGGCAGGAGAAGAAGGCGCGCAAAAGCAGGACCAGGACCGCCGGCGCCACCAAGAGACCAGCCGCCGACGTGGACAGCAGCGAGCGGCAGCCGGCGTCGCCGGGGCAGTCGAGCAGCGTGAGCAGCGGCGTCACGTTCTCCGCCGCGGCCGTGTCGTCGTCGCCCGACAACGCGGCCGCCACCAGCCGCCAGGAGGAGCAGCTGCAGGTCGGCGGCGCCGGCAAGGCGGAGATGGAGATGGAGATGGAGATGGAGAGCTTCAGCTCCGCCGAGTTCCCGGCCATCGACGACAGCTTCTGGTCGTCGGCGGACGTCACGGACCTGGGCCTTTGCGCCATGGACGGGGATGAGCTGGGCATCGCCGGCCCGCCCTCGTCGTCCACCAGGGACCAGGACATGGAGTTCTGGCTCAAGATGCTGCTGGAGGCCGGCGACATGAGGGACTTGAGCGTCTTGTAA